The following are from one region of the Camelus ferus isolate YT-003-E chromosome 13, BCGSAC_Cfer_1.0, whole genome shotgun sequence genome:
- the C13H1orf174 gene encoding UPF0688 protein C1orf174 homolog isoform X2, whose protein sequence is MRSRKLAGGVRSSARLRARSCSARLASAQEAGITTSARTACQTSSSHRATDRRTSKKFKYDKGHLAKSELQKLAPQRDRAAVPRVPSGTPCENEPLAFVKDSAPLPGRKAGSSTQPEAAGLPAGPRRAGSDACPTQTEDGQSLPRPSAPSGEDPNGGYTRRAGAAEPEPGPGPLQMDNSALLDDDSNQPMPVSRFFGNVELMQGSDREERAKPKPKLIHCLPPAENGCHGPPPGVVHLPFNEQTRVQENALQGQRGRRRWGRGRDVDRIPAHVCATGAAPVQPRGVPAGARWVRAADPAAGRGETPN, encoded by the exons ATGAGGAGCCGGAAG CTCGCAGGTGGAGTGCGGTCCTCAGCGCGCCTCCGAGCCCGGAGCTGCTCGGCCCGCTTGGCCTCGGCCCAGGAAGCCGGCATCACCACGTCTGCCCGGACGGCATGTCAG ACTTCCTCGTCACACAGAGCCACCGACAGGCGGACTTCCAAGAAGTTCAAGTATGACAAAGGGCATCTTGCGAAATCAGAGTTACAGAAACTAGCCCCCCAGAGGGACCGTGCTGCTGTGCCCAGAGTGCCTTCTGGGACCCCTTGTGAAAACGAGCCTCTGGCATTTGTCAAGGACAGCGCACCGCTCCCGGGAAGGAAGGCCGGCAGTTCCACACAACCAGAGGCGGCGGGCCTCCCCGCAGGGCCCCGCCGGGCTGGGAGCGACGCTTGCCCAACCCAGACTGAGGATGGGCAGTCCCTGCCAAGGCCCAGTGCCCCCTCGGGAGAAGACCCCAATGGCGGCTACACCAGGCGGGCTGGGGCGGCAGAGCCCGAGCCCGGCCCCGGGCCGCTGCAGATGGACAACAGCGCCCTCCTGGACGACGACAGCAACCAGCCCATGCCCGTGAGCCGGTTTTTCGGGAACGTGGAGCTCATGCAG GGTTCTGACCGGGAGGAGAGGGCAAAACCAAAACCGAAGTTGATTCACTGCCTGCCCCCAGCTGAGAACGGTTGCCATG GACCTCCCCCCGGCGTCGTCCACCTGCCTTTCAATGAGCAGACGCGAGTTCAGGAAAATGCACTTCAGGGCCAAAGAGGACGACGACGATGGGGACGAGGCAGAGACGTAGACAGAATCCCCGCGCACGTGTGCGCGACTGGCGCAGCCCCGGTCCAGCCGCGCGGTGTCCCCGCGGGAGCGCGCTGGGTCAGAGCGGCCGACCCCGCCGCCGGCCGCGGGGAGACCCCGAACTGA
- the C13H1orf174 gene encoding UPF0688 protein C1orf174 homolog isoform X1, giving the protein MRSRKPPGLVQLAGGVRSSARLRARSCSARLASAQEAGITTSARTACQTSSSHRATDRRTSKKFKYDKGHLAKSELQKLAPQRDRAAVPRVPSGTPCENEPLAFVKDSAPLPGRKAGSSTQPEAAGLPAGPRRAGSDACPTQTEDGQSLPRPSAPSGEDPNGGYTRRAGAAEPEPGPGPLQMDNSALLDDDSNQPMPVSRFFGNVELMQGSDREERAKPKPKLIHCLPPAENGCHGPPPGVVHLPFNEQTRVQENALQGQRGRRRWGRGRDVDRIPAHVCATGAAPVQPRGVPAGARWVRAADPAAGRGETPN; this is encoded by the exons ATGAGGAGCCGGAAG CCTCCTGGTCTGGTCCAGCTCGCAGGTGGAGTGCGGTCCTCAGCGCGCCTCCGAGCCCGGAGCTGCTCGGCCCGCTTGGCCTCGGCCCAGGAAGCCGGCATCACCACGTCTGCCCGGACGGCATGTCAG ACTTCCTCGTCACACAGAGCCACCGACAGGCGGACTTCCAAGAAGTTCAAGTATGACAAAGGGCATCTTGCGAAATCAGAGTTACAGAAACTAGCCCCCCAGAGGGACCGTGCTGCTGTGCCCAGAGTGCCTTCTGGGACCCCTTGTGAAAACGAGCCTCTGGCATTTGTCAAGGACAGCGCACCGCTCCCGGGAAGGAAGGCCGGCAGTTCCACACAACCAGAGGCGGCGGGCCTCCCCGCAGGGCCCCGCCGGGCTGGGAGCGACGCTTGCCCAACCCAGACTGAGGATGGGCAGTCCCTGCCAAGGCCCAGTGCCCCCTCGGGAGAAGACCCCAATGGCGGCTACACCAGGCGGGCTGGGGCGGCAGAGCCCGAGCCCGGCCCCGGGCCGCTGCAGATGGACAACAGCGCCCTCCTGGACGACGACAGCAACCAGCCCATGCCCGTGAGCCGGTTTTTCGGGAACGTGGAGCTCATGCAG GGTTCTGACCGGGAGGAGAGGGCAAAACCAAAACCGAAGTTGATTCACTGCCTGCCCCCAGCTGAGAACGGTTGCCATG GACCTCCCCCCGGCGTCGTCCACCTGCCTTTCAATGAGCAGACGCGAGTTCAGGAAAATGCACTTCAGGGCCAAAGAGGACGACGACGATGGGGACGAGGCAGAGACGTAGACAGAATCCCCGCGCACGTGTGCGCGACTGGCGCAGCCCCGGTCCAGCCGCGCGGTGTCCCCGCGGGAGCGCGCTGGGTCAGAGCGGCCGACCCCGCCGCCGGCCGCGGGGAGACCCCGAACTGA
- the C13H1orf174 gene encoding UPF0688 protein C1orf174 homolog isoform X3, with protein MRSRKTSSSHRATDRRTSKKFKYDKGHLAKSELQKLAPQRDRAAVPRVPSGTPCENEPLAFVKDSAPLPGRKAGSSTQPEAAGLPAGPRRAGSDACPTQTEDGQSLPRPSAPSGEDPNGGYTRRAGAAEPEPGPGPLQMDNSALLDDDSNQPMPVSRFFGNVELMQGSDREERAKPKPKLIHCLPPAENGCHGPPPGVVHLPFNEQTRVQENALQGQRGRRRWGRGRDVDRIPAHVCATGAAPVQPRGVPAGARWVRAADPAAGRGETPN; from the exons ATGAGGAGCCGGAAG ACTTCCTCGTCACACAGAGCCACCGACAGGCGGACTTCCAAGAAGTTCAAGTATGACAAAGGGCATCTTGCGAAATCAGAGTTACAGAAACTAGCCCCCCAGAGGGACCGTGCTGCTGTGCCCAGAGTGCCTTCTGGGACCCCTTGTGAAAACGAGCCTCTGGCATTTGTCAAGGACAGCGCACCGCTCCCGGGAAGGAAGGCCGGCAGTTCCACACAACCAGAGGCGGCGGGCCTCCCCGCAGGGCCCCGCCGGGCTGGGAGCGACGCTTGCCCAACCCAGACTGAGGATGGGCAGTCCCTGCCAAGGCCCAGTGCCCCCTCGGGAGAAGACCCCAATGGCGGCTACACCAGGCGGGCTGGGGCGGCAGAGCCCGAGCCCGGCCCCGGGCCGCTGCAGATGGACAACAGCGCCCTCCTGGACGACGACAGCAACCAGCCCATGCCCGTGAGCCGGTTTTTCGGGAACGTGGAGCTCATGCAG GGTTCTGACCGGGAGGAGAGGGCAAAACCAAAACCGAAGTTGATTCACTGCCTGCCCCCAGCTGAGAACGGTTGCCATG GACCTCCCCCCGGCGTCGTCCACCTGCCTTTCAATGAGCAGACGCGAGTTCAGGAAAATGCACTTCAGGGCCAAAGAGGACGACGACGATGGGGACGAGGCAGAGACGTAGACAGAATCCCCGCGCACGTGTGCGCGACTGGCGCAGCCCCGGTCCAGCCGCGCGGTGTCCCCGCGGGAGCGCGCTGGGTCAGAGCGGCCGACCCCGCCGCCGGCCGCGGGGAGACCCCGAACTGA
- the C13H1orf174 gene encoding UPF0688 protein C1orf174 homolog isoform X4, producing the protein MRSRKPPGLVQLAGGVRSSARLRARSCSARLASAQEAGITTSARTACQTSSSHRATDRRTSKKFKYDKGHLAKSELQKLAPQRDRAAVPRVPSGTPCENEPLAFVKDSAPLPGRKAGSSTQPEAAGLPAGPRRAGSDACPTQTEDGQSLPRPSAPSGEDPNGGYTRRAGAAEPEPGPGPLQMDNSALLDDDSNQPMPVSRFFGNVELMQDLPPASSTCLSMSRREFRKMHFRAKEDDDDGDEAET; encoded by the exons ATGAGGAGCCGGAAG CCTCCTGGTCTGGTCCAGCTCGCAGGTGGAGTGCGGTCCTCAGCGCGCCTCCGAGCCCGGAGCTGCTCGGCCCGCTTGGCCTCGGCCCAGGAAGCCGGCATCACCACGTCTGCCCGGACGGCATGTCAG ACTTCCTCGTCACACAGAGCCACCGACAGGCGGACTTCCAAGAAGTTCAAGTATGACAAAGGGCATCTTGCGAAATCAGAGTTACAGAAACTAGCCCCCCAGAGGGACCGTGCTGCTGTGCCCAGAGTGCCTTCTGGGACCCCTTGTGAAAACGAGCCTCTGGCATTTGTCAAGGACAGCGCACCGCTCCCGGGAAGGAAGGCCGGCAGTTCCACACAACCAGAGGCGGCGGGCCTCCCCGCAGGGCCCCGCCGGGCTGGGAGCGACGCTTGCCCAACCCAGACTGAGGATGGGCAGTCCCTGCCAAGGCCCAGTGCCCCCTCGGGAGAAGACCCCAATGGCGGCTACACCAGGCGGGCTGGGGCGGCAGAGCCCGAGCCCGGCCCCGGGCCGCTGCAGATGGACAACAGCGCCCTCCTGGACGACGACAGCAACCAGCCCATGCCCGTGAGCCGGTTTTTCGGGAACGTGGAGCTCATGCAG GACCTCCCCCCGGCGTCGTCCACCTGCCTTTCAATGAGCAGACGCGAGTTCAGGAAAATGCACTTCAGGGCCAAAGAGGACGACGACGATGGGGACGAGGCAGAGACGTAG
- the C13H1orf174 gene encoding UPF0688 protein C1orf174 homolog isoform X5, with protein sequence MRSRKLAGGVRSSARLRARSCSARLASAQEAGITTSARTACQTSSSHRATDRRTSKKFKYDKGHLAKSELQKLAPQRDRAAVPRVPSGTPCENEPLAFVKDSAPLPGRKAGSSTQPEAAGLPAGPRRAGSDACPTQTEDGQSLPRPSAPSGEDPNGGYTRRAGAAEPEPGPGPLQMDNSALLDDDSNQPMPVSRFFGNVELMQDLPPASSTCLSMSRREFRKMHFRAKEDDDDGDEAET encoded by the exons ATGAGGAGCCGGAAG CTCGCAGGTGGAGTGCGGTCCTCAGCGCGCCTCCGAGCCCGGAGCTGCTCGGCCCGCTTGGCCTCGGCCCAGGAAGCCGGCATCACCACGTCTGCCCGGACGGCATGTCAG ACTTCCTCGTCACACAGAGCCACCGACAGGCGGACTTCCAAGAAGTTCAAGTATGACAAAGGGCATCTTGCGAAATCAGAGTTACAGAAACTAGCCCCCCAGAGGGACCGTGCTGCTGTGCCCAGAGTGCCTTCTGGGACCCCTTGTGAAAACGAGCCTCTGGCATTTGTCAAGGACAGCGCACCGCTCCCGGGAAGGAAGGCCGGCAGTTCCACACAACCAGAGGCGGCGGGCCTCCCCGCAGGGCCCCGCCGGGCTGGGAGCGACGCTTGCCCAACCCAGACTGAGGATGGGCAGTCCCTGCCAAGGCCCAGTGCCCCCTCGGGAGAAGACCCCAATGGCGGCTACACCAGGCGGGCTGGGGCGGCAGAGCCCGAGCCCGGCCCCGGGCCGCTGCAGATGGACAACAGCGCCCTCCTGGACGACGACAGCAACCAGCCCATGCCCGTGAGCCGGTTTTTCGGGAACGTGGAGCTCATGCAG GACCTCCCCCCGGCGTCGTCCACCTGCCTTTCAATGAGCAGACGCGAGTTCAGGAAAATGCACTTCAGGGCCAAAGAGGACGACGACGATGGGGACGAGGCAGAGACGTAG